A stretch of DNA from Salvelinus sp. IW2-2015 linkage group LG20, ASM291031v2, whole genome shotgun sequence:
GTAAAAGTCAGCAAATCAAAACACATTGCATACTACATATGGCTTTGCAAGGGAACATTGTAACATACACTAAAAAAGCCTCACCAAAGCATTTAACAGGGTGGTATGTTCGGCTCCTGGGGGGTGAGGGGTGCGGGACATTTGGTCAGCAAGGTAACGTGAGCCATACAGAGAGTCGGAGGGGCTTGGCTGCTGAAACGCCTCATTACCATCAAAGAAGACCAACTGCAATGTCACCTGTGACTTCtaccagagagaaaaacagacagagagaaaaaatgtaCAGGGGATGGAGTGGTAGATCTTCTTGTaatataacatacagtatgtttagaAAAAAAAGTTATTGGTCGAATAATATGTGACTACCATTCAATATCCTTTAAAATGCATTGTTTCTGCTGTCAACATGGGAGGTGACAAGTGAGTGTTAATGATGTCTGGGCTCCAACCCATCAATGTCTGCAGTTTAAAttggaaataaatgtataaataattaaTGTGTAAGCATGGGTAAAACTCCAGATCTATAAATAGTCTGACATCTCGGGAGAGTGGCAAACTCTTCAGATGGTAGTCCACCCACACACGAAAGCACATCATTTCATCTGTTTTCCTACGCTTTCTGCAAATCCAACATTTTATTTTCCCCATGCAACCGAGAACTTAAAAGGATCTGTGAAGTCATCACTTTCATCCTTGCCCTCTAAAGCATACCTTTGCCCTACAGTAGCAGAGCAGACACAGtatttacctgttgttttagcactTTCAGGTGGACGTCCAGTGCAGTCACCAGCTCCAGTATCATGGCACAGGGGACAGCCGCGTCGCTGGCCCCTAGGAACCTCCTGAGASGACCGTCGGGGGTTTTGGAAGCTGGGGGCATGGCCTTGGAGTCGTAGTGGCAGGCCAGCAGCAGACGACGCGGGGCCGAGGGGTCCAGGACTGCTAGCAGGTTGGAGAAGGTGATTAGTCCCTTTGGGGTAGCAGAGTTAAAGGAGTCGACCTCCAACGACCAACCCGCTGACAGGAACTCCAGATGGCTGTAGATGTGCTTGTGCAATCACagaaaaaaagtgtgattttaaTTTCAGTAAACAAAATGTTAATTGTTAGAATAACATGTAAAACAGAGATTGAGAGATACCAGTTCAGACATTACAGACGTTCTACCCTGATGTCTCTTGCAGGAGTCAATAAAGTTCCTAACCTCACGCACCCTACGGCTGCCCCTTGTACCTGGCAGTCTCTCTACCAGGATGGGCCTCAGGAGAGAGTACCAAAGCCTCCCCGAATTTACCTGGCCCACCAGACGTTTGATCTGGGCCACAGTGGACCTACGGGGGTTATGGGTCAACTGCAGAAGGGGaggacagcaggagagaggaggcagttGCAGTATTTTTTTCACATATGCATTTTGAAAAACTGTCTGTTACCTTGCAGAAAATATTGTTTATTATTGAGCAATCAAATATCTGACTTGAGGTTAAGTTTCTGCCATCAGTGAAATGTATCAATATAGATGCTATTATAGCATCTATAGTTGAACAGACAGGGTTAAGTATTCCTGCTAGCTGGGGTATGTAGGCTGTAGCAAGATAGCATCACCTAAAAAGTATGCTACTCCTTTCGGCTTGGTGCAATATTGGAAAACTGGAGGCTACAatatacaataaacaatacagTATCTATCACCTACCTTGTCTCTTATTAGGTCTGGCACACGAAATTGTATGTTATCGTGCATATGAATACTGTCATCATCATCTCTTGTATCATTACTCGACAAATAAAATCCAAGTGTCAGAGCCATAGCCAGCATCCCGCATAGACAAACGAGAAGCATCCGAACTCGGGACATCCGGAGCAGGTTGCAGCGTCCCAATAGCAGCTCGGTGCCCGTAGCAGATCGGTGCCTCCGGATGGTTCTCATGACTTGAAGTATGGATAGATTCACACAACAGTACAGTCTGGTACAGAGCCTTTCTCAACTATTTGCGTTACAGTGCGTATGATTCCAGCCTGGCGTATGGCAATGGAGAACAACGCGCATGTTAAATATCACAAAAAAACAATTCGACACCTTCCATGACTGATTGACTGTTTATGTAATTAATGAGGCCACTGGCTGCTTAGACTCGAGCCCATGTATGACATCTATTATTTCATTTGACACAATCTCAACAGGATAGGCTACCATTCAACAAGAACATAGAGGATAATTTACCCGAATGGAACACTTACGCAGTCATGTTGGGACATGCATGCATCGGCGGATCTATTCAATTAAATATACCAACGTCCACACTAGTCGAATATTGATTCCGCTATATCATTCGTTATGGCCTCATTTTTGCACCCCGAAGTTCCGTGTCTGCCTTTGGTGCAAAAACAAGAGCCGCCCGCCACTACTGTGGTGGCTATTTAGTGTATTCAGGCAGACAAGTTCAGACCGGTATCTGCTGTGAAAATTGTCGTGCGCGAAAAGGTTTAGGTTTACAATCGATGGAGAAAATTAAAATACTGGAAAAGTGGCGTAGTGTTTTTGGAATACATTCTGAAAAGACAACAGGCTAGATTTAAACAAATAAAAGAATCCTACATTAGCCCCCAAAATATATCTTTATATGTGTATTGTTCTATCAATGTCTGTATAATTGTACATTGTTGAATAAATGATTGAACCAAACAACTGATTGGTTAATCAAGTAGGCCACATTTCCACATGGTAATGTTCAAATCCAATATATTTCCTAAAAATCTTAGAACATTCAATGTACTCGCTAAAATAGATCTGTGTCTAGCCTCCTGCAAAGGGATTGGTATTTTTTTATTGCCAATGAGGTGACATGACTAGGACTAGCTGGCTAGAGTAAAATTATTTGATAAATAGAGAAAGATAGGTACAATTTCCTTCACTGCTAAACTTCTGCTTGGTGATTGGCCGTAAAATTAACACTAACAATTACGTCCACAGATATTAGCtactaaataaaaatatcaatAATTGTAATTTATATTTCGCTTGCTTATCTCTGCTCGTCCGCTCACTATCAACAAAATGAGtactcagctaacgttagctggctagctagctatatcgATTTTGCTATAGAATTAACGTTAGCTCAAACGTAGTTACGTTAAGATATTTTAGTTAAAGCAGatgaggaagaggcgaagcataTAAAAGTAAAACTAATATTTGGTTAAAGGCGTGAATTTAAaaccagtaacgttagctagactgAGAGATGGCAAActtcagctagctagcaagctaacgttacttTGTATGCGACTGTGAACGGTAATCGTGCATATTTGACTACCCCTGTGGCAGATTTGAGCAATGGCACCAGGACCCGCAGGCAGGGACGAGACTCGCTGGAAAAGGTAGTTTTAGCTTCTAAAATGGCCTGTTGCATGTCACTGTCAAAAAATAATTAGAAACGAGGCTTGAATGAGATTATGAGAATTATTTACTGTAGCTAAAAAATGAGTAACGTATCTTACAGTAAGGATCAGCTGGACTGGAGCACATGCTGCAGTAACAGTCTGAAAGAGATTGCAGGCCTCCTGCCCATATCTGAGCCTAGGAATGGCCGAAGACTCACCAAGGTTTATGCACTGACGTTCTTGATTTATTTGTATTCATGGATTCTCTGTACGAGTCTTTGTGTCCGTTTATATAGACAGTATGTGGGTGCATGTCTTTGCCTGAATTCAGTACGGTTACATTATGTGGGtgggtgtttctgtgtgtgatgtCTCTCCTCTAATCTATGTTCAGAAGGAGACTCTGGTCCACATGCTATTTTGACTTTCTTCAGAGTAGGATCCAGACCCTGCAGTGCCGCTTGCCCCCCCAATGCATCCCCAAGCAGGAACCCGACACAGGTACCACCCCACCCAAGCATCAAGACAAGTACAGACTATGTGCTTGAGTTTCATATCAATGcatttacactgtgtgtgtgtgtgtgcatgcacaggTTCTGAGAGTGAAGAGAACACCCCCTCTGAGCCCTGTACTCCCCCTCACAATCTAAAGGCCAAACGCAAGTATGTCTGCAGTCGTTCCCGCAAGAGACCTGCCCCCACCTCAGGTACCAGCCCCACACCTCTCCCCCAACTTCCCATGACATTATGTTCAACACAGTTAAAGACTATTGTGAAGTGACGAGAGTTGTTCTGTTAATTACATCAAATATGATTACAAACTGTCGTTTTGTGCGTAATTACATCACACTAACCAGGATGTTGCTTTTCTGTTTGCTTTACTCAGATGTTAAGGCAGAGCTTCAGATAAAAAGAAGGAGATTGTACAAAGCTGTAGCCAATGGAAAAATAGTTGACCCAGAGGAGAAGGGTGTGTCTGTCCCCATGtggggagtgcattctgattggtcagagctCCAGTCTAGTGATAGTCTAGTGTCCAGTCTAGTGTGTATGACAGCGACTCCCAGCCGAGTTCCCTGGATTCAGGCTTCAGTCTCAATCAGCTGCTTCCCTTGAGCACGCTTCTGGAGGGTGAGTTAGACTGGAGGGTCCTCAGAGGTTTCAGGGATATACAGGACAGGTATGTTTAGGACAAATGTACATGAGTCAATGCCTCTCTATATGTCTTCCCTAGGGAGCAGTGGGACTCTGTGGACTCCATCTCCAACACAGGTAGGCCACTGCTCTGTCTGTGAGGACCGCACCGGCAGTGAGAGCAGTCTCCTACTACCGCACTCTCCTACTGGGTGGGTTTACATCCCTGTAGTCGCTGGCATTCATGCCTGTTTTTTACATTAGTACTAAGTATAGTATTATTGCATGTGTTTTCAACCCATATATGTGTGTTCAGGTCAGGATCACTTTTCCTGGAGGACCGCATGCTTGGTGTCATCCCACCCATGGGAAGGAAAAGGGAGCCCTTCCTAAGCCCTGCTGCTACACCCCAATGCCCCACCCTGCTGCCTCTGTTTAGGACTGGAGACAGTCTGAACCTCAGCCCCTCCCTCCTCACGTCCCCTGCCCGgggtctcagccactgcctgccTCCTGGGGGCAAGGAGGAGCTCCAGGGTAACACTTTTATTAACATCACACGCTCAATATTAAGCTGTTTGAACCTTATCCTTAGTGACCAGGGTGTTGCTGCTTTATGTTATTGGGTAcgtattagaggttgaccgattaattggggccgatttcaagttttcataacaatctgtaatcggcctttttggacgtcaattatggccgattacattgcaatccacgaggagactgcgtggcaagctgaccacctgttacgtgaatgcagcatcaaaaggaccttgtggctgcaaggagccaagataAGTTTCTAgcaagcattaaacttatcttataaaaacaatcaatcttcacataatcactagttaactacacatacttgatgatattactaggtcaACTAGCTTGTcctacgttgcatataatcaatgcggtgtgTGTTAATTtgtcatcgaatcacagcctacttcaacttcgccaaacgggtgatgatttaacaaaagtgtaTTCGCGAAAAAGCACAattgttgcacaaatgtacctaaccataaacatcaatgcctttcttaaaatcaatacacagaagtatatatttttaaacctgcatatttagttaaaataaattcatgttagcaggcaatattaactagggaaattgtgtcacttctcttgcgttcagtgcaagcagactcagggtatatgcagcagtttgggtcgcctggctcgttgcgaactgtgtgaagaccatttcttcctaataAAACCGTAATTATTTGGCCAGAATGTTAtaaaattatgacataacattgaaggttgtgcaatgtaacagcaatatttagacttagggttgccactcgttcgataaaatacggaacggttacgtatttcactgaaagaataaaaaaagaaatcccaaaattatagtttccggatttgaccatattaatgacaaaaggctcgtatttctctgtgtttattatattagaattaagtctatgatttgatagagcagtctgactgagcggtggtaggcagcagcagtctcgtaagcattcattcaaacagcactttcctgcatttgccagcagctcttcgctgtgcttcaagcattgcgctgtttatgacttcaagcctatcaactcccgagattaggctggcaatactaaagtgcctatacgaacatccaatagtcaaaggcatatgaaatacatatggtacagagagaaatagtcgacgcatcataattcctataataactacaacctaaaacttcttaactgggaatattgaagactcgtgttaaaaagaatcaccagctttcatatgttctcatgttctgagcaaggaatttaaacgttagcttttttacacggcacatattgcacttttactttcttctccaacacttttttgcgttatttaaaccaaattgaacatgtttcattatttatttgagactaaattgtttttatttatgtattatattaagttaaaataaaagtgttcattgttcattcagtattgttgtaattgtcattattacaaatatatatataaaaaccgtccgattaattggtatcggctttttttggtcctccaataatcggtatcggcgttgaaaaatcataaacggtcgacctctagtacatatGAGACCCTGCTTgccatttttttgtcttttttttaacctttatttaaccaggtaggctagttgaaaacaagttctcatttacaactgcaacctggccaagataaagcaaagcagtgtgacacaaacaacaacacagagttacacatggaataaacaaacatacagtcaacaacacaatagagaaagtctatgtacattgtgtgcaaatgaggtaagataagggaggtaaggcaataaataggccatagtggtgaaataattacaatttagctatTAAacgctggagtgatagatgtgcagaagacgaatgtgcaagtagagatactgggatgcaaaggagggaaaaaaagaaaaaaaaacagtatggggatgaggtagttggatgggctatttacatatgggctatgtacaggtgcaatgatctgtgagctgctctgacagctggggcttaaagttagtgagggagatatgagtctccagcttcagtgatttttgcaattagttccagtcattggcagcagagaactgtaaggaaaggcggccaaaggaggaattggctttgggggtgaccagtgaaatatacctgctggagcgcgtgctacgtgtggatgctg
This window harbors:
- the LOC111980393 gene encoding glutaminyl-peptide cyclotransferase-like, with the translated sequence MRTIRRHRSATGTELLLGRCNLLRMSRVRMLLVCLCGMLAMALTLGFYLSSNDTRDDDDSIHMHDNIQFRVPDLIRDKLTHNPRRSTVAQIKRLVGQVNSGRLWYSLLRPILVERLPGTRGSRRVREHIYSHLEFLSAGWSLEVDSFNSATPKGLITFSNLLAVLDPSAPRRLLLACHYDSKAMPPASKTPDGXLRRFLGASDAAVPCAMILELVTALDVHLKVLKQQKSQVTLQLVFFDGNEAFQQPSPSDSLYGSRYLADQMSRTPHPPGAEHTTLLNALDLFVLLDLIGAPDPMFVNHFDNTVRWFDELIYAERRLHKLGLLSSHPREVSYFRKDINLGPVEDDHVPFLQQGVPVLHMITTPFPSFMHTLEDTAEHIHSQTIENLTKVLVVFLAEYIGL